A genomic window from Anopheles ziemanni chromosome X, idAnoZiCoDA_A2_x.2, whole genome shotgun sequence includes:
- the LOC131291083 gene encoding splicing factor 1, translating into MTFKPKSKDRDRERDRDRDGGKSRSSMSGPSKSRDKEREKKSSDNKERQMDRGAGSSKDRHRSRSRERSSERNRDSGRSKDKRRHSRPREDSREHDHRRRDHHERRSRSRSRDRKHRNHERERHRSREHHDADVSRMAERPRQPSLEKEYDYKGIEFTQNVMASMMLTASTANDFAKLLNSYNQQQQIQQQQQQIQTQQALFEMHNENSCSSIGSKGENNAASAAITSGHSSGGEGEAARKRKRKSRWAGGDHDKTFIPGMPTVLPSTLTPDQQEAYLVQLQIEEISRKLRTGDLMIPQNPEERSPSPEPIYSSDGKRLNTREFRTRKKLEEQRHQLIQRMQSLNPDFKPPSDYKPPVIRVSDKVLIPQEEHPDINFVGLLIGPRGNTLKAMEKDTGAKIIIRGKGSVKEGKVGRKDGQPLPGEDEPLHAFITASNPEAVKKAVDRIKDVIRQGIEVPEGHNDLRRMQLRELAQLNGTLRETDGPRCNNCGSNEHKSWLCPDKPNITNNIVCSACGGTGHIARDCRSKRPGHGGPPGSTGNNVATKIDEEYMSLMAELGEAPPQHLDNGYANGYRHGDGGGGGGSGSGNSRGSYNLFESRSAPRPLMSTPHHPPSLMGSNSHGGHHSGGGNSSATSSTSNSSAGSSGSGAGGSGHQWGHQQHHGTAPMMPIPPVPPALPTPPPPPPGMPSLMQWAAPQPPIPSGSPSDAIPAPPAPATPPGGHLYGGGWSAGKAAGSSWPPQASGCFIPPPPGPQPPPPPLNSGVASHILAPPPPPPLSS; encoded by the exons ATGACTTTTAAACCTAAATCCAAGGATCGTGATCGCGAACGCGATAGAGATCGTGATGGTGGAAAGTCTCGAAGTAGCATGAGTGGTCCAAGTAAGTCTCGCGATAAGGAGCGTGAGAAAAAGAg CTCGGACAATAAGGAACGCCAGATGGATCGTGGGGCTGGGAGTTCTAAGGACCGCCATCGCAGCCGTTCCCGAGAGCGCAGCAGCGAGCGGAACCGGGATAGTGGGCGCAGCAAGGATAAGCGAAGGCACAGTCGCCCACGGGAGGATAGCCGGGAGCATGACCATCGGAGGCGGGATCATCACGAAAGACGCAGCCGCAGCCGTAGCCGGGACCGTAAACACCGGAACCACGAGAGGGAGCGACACCGTTCGCGTGAACATCATGACGCCGACGTTAGCCGAATGGCGGAGCGGCCGCGTCAACCGAGCCTAGAGAAGGAATACGATTATAAGGGCATTGAGTTCACTCAAAACGTTATGGCATCGATGATGCTTACCGCATCGACAGCAAATGATTTTGCCAAATTATTAAATAGTTAtaaccaacagcagcagattcagcagcagcagcaacagatcCAGACACAACAAGCACTCTTTGAGATGCATAACGAAAACAGCTGTTCCTCCATTGGATCAAAAG gAGAAAACAATGCAGCATCCGCAGCTATTACGAGTGGGCACAGTAGTGGTGGCGAAGGGGAAGCGGCTCGAAAGCGTAAAAGGAAGTCCCGTTGGGCAGGTGGTGATCACGACAAGACATTCATTCCAGGAATGCCTACTGTTCTGCCATCAACATTGACTCCCGATCAACAGGAAGCGTATCTGG TGCAACTACAGATCGAAGAGATCAGCCGCAAGTTAAGGACGGGTGACCTCATGATTCCACAAAATCCGGAAGAAAG GTCGCCATCGCCGGAACCGATTTACAGTAGCGACGGCAAGCGGTTGAATACCCGCGAATTTCGCACCCGCAAGAAGCTGGAGGAGCAGCGCCATCAGCTTATCCAGCGCATGCAGTCGCTCAATCCGGACTTCAAGCCTCCGTCGGATTACAA GCCGCCTGTTATTCGCGTCAGCGACAAGGTGCTGATCCCGCAGGAGGAGCATCCGGACATCAACTTCGTCGGGCTGCTGATTGGACCGCGCGGTAACACGCTGAAGGCGATGGAGAAGGATACGGGCGCGAAGATTATCATCCGAGGCAAGGGCTCGGTGAAGGAGGGTAAGGTCGGGCGCAAGGATGGCCAGCCGCTGCCGGGTGAGGATGAGCCGCTGCATGCGTTCATCACCGCCAGCAACCCAGAGGCGGTGAAAAAAGCGGTCGACCGCATCAAGGATGTGATCCGGCAGGGCATTGAGGTGCCGGAGGGCCACAACGACCTCCGGCGCATGCAGCTGCGCGAGCTGGCCCAGCTGAACGGTACGCTGCGCGAGACGGACGGGCCGCGCTGCAACAACTGCGGCTCGAACGAGCACAAGAGCTGGCTGTGCCCGGACAAGCCGAACATCACGAACAACATCGTCTGCTCGGCGTGTGGCGGCACCGGGCACATTGCGCGGGATTGTCGCAGCAAGCGTCCGGGCCACGGTGGCCCGCCCGGCTCCACCGGTAACAACGTGGCCACGAAGATCGACGAAGAGTACATGAGCCTGATGGCCGAGCTGGGTGAAGCGCCGCCACAGCATCTTGACAATGGTTACGCCAATGGCTACCGACATGGCGACggtggaggtggcggtggCAGTGGCAGCGGCAACTCGCGCGGTTCCTACAATCTGTTCGAGTCCCGCTCAGCCCCGCGCCCCCTCATGTCCACACCGCATCACCCGCCGTCCCTGATGGGAAGCAATTCGCACGGTGGCCATCATAGCGGTGGTGGCAACAGCAgcgccaccagcagcaccagcaacagcagtgcCGGTAGCAGCGGCAGTGGCGCCGGCGGTAGCGGGCACCAGTGGggtcaccagcagcaccatgGTACCGCTCCGATGATGCCGATTCCACCGGTTCCGCCAGCGCTGCCGACAccgccacctccaccgcccGGCATGCCCTCGCTGATGCAATGGGCCGCGCCCCAACCACCGATTCCATCCGGATCGCCGAGCGATGCGATTCCGGCTCCACCTGCTCCCGCCACCCCACCCGGTGGACATCTCTACGGTGGCGGTTGGTCGGCGGGGAAAGCAGCTGGAAGCAGCTGGCCGCCGCAGGCTAGTGGTTGCTTTATTCCTCCGCCACCCGGGCCGCagcccccaccaccaccactaaaCAGTGGTGTAGCGTCACACATTCTCGCTCCACCCCCGCCACCACCACTCTCCTCTTAG
- the LOC131291433 gene encoding splicing factor 3B subunit 1, translating to MENIARTHEDIEAHIRDLQTKNREITSEAAKDKGVGLTDRGYFDTDLYNDGNTNSKYDGYVTSIAPNDDIDDEEDEGLPIGRNNGAIGFTAPQALLNDIAVQAEDYDPFADRRRPTVAEKEDEYRQKRRRLVISPERVDPFADGGKTPDVGSRSYTEIMREQMVKGEEEELRKKIQEKAKDGTLKISSNGSLKQASQPQLPMAEPKRRGRWDQAVEEHFIPPKKPSVPATPTWDAEKTPADHRWDETPGHKGSETPGATPNVRIWDATPAHAGGAAATPGRETPAEKSTRRNRWDETPKTERETPGHSWAETPRADRVSGEGVLLEGTTPASKRRSRWDETPSNATPSAMTPSVAMTPTPHGAAGTPGHATPLLTPGGTTPIGQKAMAMATPTPGHLAAMTPEQLQAYRWEKEIDERNRPFTDEELDVMFPPGYKILPPPAGYIPIRTPARKLMATPTPLAGSGPAAFFIQSEDKSAKFVDNQPKGNLPFMKPEDAQYFDKLLVEVDEESLTPEEQKERKIMKLLLKIKNGTPPMRKAALRQITDKAREFGAGPLFNQILPLLMSPTLEDQERHLLVKVIDRILYKLDDLVRPYVHKILVVIEPLLIDEDYYARVEGREIISNLAKAAGLATMISTMRPDIDNIDEYVRNTTARAFAVVASALGIPSLLPFLKAVCKSKKSWQARHTGIKIVQQIAILMGCAILPHLKSLVEIIEHGLVDEQQKVRTITALALAALAEAATPYGIESFDSVLKPLWKGIRTHRGKGLAAFLKAIGYLIPLMDAEYANYYTREVMLILIREFQSPDEEMKKIVLKVVKQCCATDGVEAQYIKEEILPHFFKHFWNHRMALDRRNYRQLVDTTVEIANKVGASEIINRVVDDLKDENEQYRKMVMETIEKIMANLGAADVDSRLEEQLIDGILYAFQEQTTEDVVMLNGFGTIVNQLSKRVKPYLPQICGTILWRLNNKSAKVRQQAADLISRIAVVMKTCQEEKLMGHLGVVLYEYLGEEYPEVLGSILGALKAIVNVIGMTKMTPPIKDLLPRLTPILKNRHEKVQENCIDLVGRIADRGPEYVSAREWMRICFELLELLKAHKKAIRRATVNTFGYIAKAIGPHDVLATLLNNLKVQERQNRVCTTVAIAIVAETCRPFTVLPALMNEYRVPELNVQNGVLKSLSFLFEYIGEMGKDYIYAVCPLLEDALMDRDLVHRQTACAAIKHMALGVYGFGCEDALIHLLNYVWPNIFETSPHLVQAFMDAVEGLRVALGPVKILQYTLQGLFHPARKVRDVYWKIYNSLYIGAQDALIAGYPRIANDPTNQYIRYELEYSL from the exons atggaaaatatagcGAGAACTCACGAAG ACATCGAAGCGCACATTCGAGATCTTCAGACGAAAAATCGCGAAATCACATCCGAGGCAGCAAAAGATAAAGGAGTTGGGTTGACCGACCGCGGTTACTTCGATACGGATCTTTACAATGATGGAAACACGAACAGCAAGTACGACGGATACGTCACATCCATCGCCCCGAACGACGACAttgacgacgaggaggacgagggGCTACCGATCGGACGGAATAATGGCGCCATAGGGTTTACCGCCCCACAGGCGTTGCTCAATGACATTGCGGTACAG GCTGAGGACTACGACCCATTTGCAGACCGCAGAAGACCCACGGTAGCAGAAAAGGAAGATGAATACCGCCAGAAGCGGCGACGCCTGGTCATTTCGCCTGAGCGAGTCGATCCGTTTGCAGATG GTGGCAAAACTCCTGACGTTGGCAGCCGATCCTACACGGAAATTATGCGCGAGCAGATGGTGAAaggcgaagaagaagag CTCCGTAAGAAAATTCAAGAGAAAGCGAAAGACGGTACGCTTAAAATCAGCTCAAATGGATCACTCAAGCAAGCATCGCAACCGCAGCTTCCGATGGCCGAGCCAAAAAGACGGGGGCGCTGGGATCAGGCGGTGGAGGAACATTTCATTCCGCCCAAGAAACCCTCTGTACCGGCAACTCCGACATGGGATGCGGAG AAAACACCTGCCGACCATCGCTGGGACGAGACGCCGGGACACAAGGGCAGTGAAACACCTGGCGCAACGCCAAACGTACGCATCTGGGATGCAACTCCGGCACATGCGGGCGGTGCGGCTGCGACCCCGGGTCGAGAGACGCCGGCAGAGAAATCGACCAGGCGCAACCGTTGGGACGAGACACCGAAAACGGAGCGCGAAACGCCCGGACACTCGTGGGCCGAAACGCCCCGCGCCGACCGAGTGAGCGGGGAGGGAGTGCTGCTAGAGGGCACCACACCCGCCTCCAAGCGCCGCTCGCGTTGGGATGAGACGCCCTCGAATGCGACACCCTCCGCCATGACGCCCTCGGTGGCGATGACACCGACACCGCACGGTGCGGCTGGCACGCCAGGGCACGCGACGCCACTCCTTACCCCCGGCGGCACCACTCCGATCGGACAAAAGGCGATGGCGATGGCAACACCGACGCCCGGCCACCTCGCAGCGATGACGCCCGAGCAGCTGCAGGCGTACCGCTGGGAGAAAGAAATCGACGAGCGCAACCGGCCGTTCACCGACGAGGAGCTGGACGTAATGTTCCCGCCGGGCTACAAAATTTTGCCACCACCGGCCGGCTACATTCCGATCCGTACGCCGGCGCGCAAGCTGATGGCTACACCGACGCCGCTTGCCGGCAGCGGACCGGCGGCATTTTTCATCCAGAGCGAGGACAAGTCGGCCAAGTTCGTGGACAACCAGCCGAAAGGCAACCTGCCGTTCATGAAGCCGGAAGACGCGCAGTACTTCGATAAGCTGCTGGTGGAGGTCGACGAGGAGTCGCTGACGCCCGAGGAGCAGAAGGAGCGCAAGATCAtgaagctgctgctgaagaTCAAGAACGGCACGCCGCCGATGCGGAAGGCCGCACTGCGCCAGATCACGGACAAGGCGCGGGAGTTTGGCGCCGGACCGCTGTTCAACCAGATTCTACCGCTGCTGATGAGTCCCACGCTGGAGGACCAGGAGCGCCACCTGCTGGTGAAAGTGATCGATCGCATCCTGTACAAGCTGGACGACCTGGTGCGCCCGTACGTGCACAAGATCCTGGTCGTGATCGAGCCGCTGCTGATCGACGAGGATTACTACGCGCGTGTCGAGGGCCGCGAGATCATCTCCAACCTGGCGAAGGCGGCCGGTCTGGCGACGATGATCTCCACCATGCGTCCCGATATCGACAACATCGACGAGTACGTGCGCAACACGACGGCCCGCGCGTTTGCGGTGGTCGCCTCGGCCCTCGGCATTCCCTCGCTGCTGCCCTTCCTGAAGGCGGTGTGCAAGAGCAAGAAGTCGTGGCAAGCGCGCCACACCGGTATCAAGATTGTGCAGCAGATCGCCATCCTGATGGGTTGCGCCATCCTGCCTCACCTGAAGTCGTTGGTCGAGATTATCGAGCACGGGCTGGTGGACGAGCAGCAGAAGGTGCGCACGATCACGGCGCTGGCGTTGGCAGCGCTTGCCGAAGCAGCGACCCCGTACGGTATCGAGTCGTTCGATTCGGTGCTGAAGCCACTGTGGAAGGGTATCCGTACGCACCGTGGTAAGGGTTTGGCGGCGTTCCTGAAGGCGATCGGCTACCTGATTCCCCTGATGGACGCCGAGTACGCGAACTACTACACGCGTGAGGTGATGCTTATTCTGATCCGCGAGTTCCAGTCGCCCGAcgaggagatgaagaagatcgtgCTGAAGGTGGTGAAGCAGTGCTGCGCCACCGACGGTGTCGAGGCGCAGTACATCAAGGAGGAGATCCTGCCGCACTTCTTCAAGCACTTCTGGAACCACCGGATGGCGCTCGATCGCCGCAACTACCGCCAGCTGGTCGACACGACGGTGGAGATCGCGAACAAGGTGGGCGCGTCCGAGATCATCAACCGGGTGGTGGACGACCTCAAGGACGAGAACGAGCAGTACCGCAAGATGGTGATGGAGACGATCGAGAAGATAATGGCCAACCTCGGTGCGGCCGACGTCGACTCGCGCCTCGAGGAGCAGCTCATCGATGGCATCCTGTACGCGTTCCAGGAGCAAACGACCGAGGACGTCGTCATGCTGAACGGGTTCGGCACGATCGTGAATCAGCTGAGCAAGCGCGTCAAGCCGTACCTGCCACAGATTTGCGGCACCATCCTCTGGCGACTGAACAACAAGTCGGCGAAGGTGCGCCAGCAGGCGGCCGATCTGATATCGCGCATCGCCGTCGTGATGAAGACGTGCCAGGAGGAGAAGCTGATGGGCCATCTGGGCGTGGTGCTGTACGAGTACCTCGGCGAGGAGTACCCGGAGGTGCTCGGTTCGATCCTGGGCGCGCTCAAGGCCATCGTGAACGTGATCGGCATGACGAAGATGACACCACCGATCAAGGATCTGCTGCCGCGCCTCACACCCATCCTGAAGAACCGGCACGAGAAGGTGCAGGAGAACTGCATCGATCTGGTGGGACGTATCGCCGATCGTGGGCCGGAGTACGTGTCCGCCCGCGAGTGGATGCGCATCTGCTTcgagctgctcgagctgctgaAGGCGCACAAGAAGGCGATTCGGCGCGCGACCGTCAACACGTTCGGCTACATCGCGAAAGCGATCGGTCCGCACGACGTGCTCGCGACGCTGCTCAACAACCTGAAGGTGCAGGAGCGCCAGAATCGCGTGTGCACCACCGTCGCGATTGCCATCGTCGCCGAAACCTGCCGCCCGTTTACCGTGCTGCCGGCGCTGATGAACGAGTACCGCGTGCCGGAGCTGAACGTGCAGAACGGCGTGCTTAAGTCGCTCTCCTTCCTGTTCGAGTACATCGGCGAGATGGGCAAGGACTACATCTACGCCGTGTGTCCCCTGCTCGAGGATGCGCTGATGGACCGCGATCTGGTGCACCGGCAGACGGCCTGCGCCGCCATCAAGCACATGGCGCTCGGCGTGTACGGGTTCGGGTGCGAGGACGCCCTGATCCACCTGCTCAACTACGTGTGGCCAAACATCTTCGAAACGTCGCCCCATCTGGTGCAGGCGTTCATGGACGCGGTCGAGGGGCTGCGCGTCGCGCTCGGTCCCGTCAAGATTCTGCAGTACACGCTCCAGGGGCTGTTCCATCCGGCGCGCAAGGTGCGCGACGTCTACTGGAAGATCTACAACTCGCTGTACATTGGCGCGCAGGATGCGCTCATCGCTGGCTACCCCCGCATCGCCAACGACCCAACCAACCAGTACATACGCTACGAGCTCGAGTACAGTCTGTAA
- the LOC131290959 gene encoding pro-resilin-like, producing the protein MSAKMVTLLMVLLSVSIMLLHAAPQAEKYEAYEYKYEVKDPEKQLFFDKNEAGDTAGKVTGRYSVWLPDGRLMTIKYIVDKEGGFQPEVDFQDNANPLSG; encoded by the exons ATGTCGGCGAAAATGGTGACGCTGctgatggtgttgttgagCGTATCGATCATGCTCCTGCATGCCGCACCACAGGCAGAGAAGTACGAGGCC TACGAGTACAAGTACGAGGTGAAGGATCCGGAGAAGCAACTATTTTTCGACAAAAATGAAGCCGGCGATACGGCGGGCAAG GTGACGGGCCGATACTCGGTATGGCTGCCGGATGGAAGACTCATGACGATCAAGTACATCGTGGACAAGGAGGGAGGCTTCCAGCCGGAGGTTGACTTCCAGGACAATGCCAACCCGCTGTCGGGCTAG